In Lolium rigidum isolate FL_2022 chromosome 3, APGP_CSIRO_Lrig_0.1, whole genome shotgun sequence, the genomic window CCAAAAGAACATCAAACTGCCTAGCCAACGAACACTACTGACGGAAGCTTCAAAACAATATACGTTAGCTGAAGATGGCTAGGACCTAGGCATCACTCTGAAGCCTTCTCGATCTCCAACCAACATCAACGCTTTTGCCTCCAAAATCCTCGCTAGGGCCTTGGTACAAGTCTGCCTTTGTGCCTATATATTTATAAAGAGAACGTTCACAAATCACCACAGGTAGAAGTAGCTATACAATTCAGAAAGAAGGCACCTTCTAATTCTGAAACACCTGACGCCTGTTGCACCTTAACCCAATGTTACGAACATTACACACTTGACGACAGCAAAGACATTCCGTGGCACTGCACGAGAAGAAAATAATACCCAAACAATTGCTTCCTTGATCTCCCGTCTCAACTGGAGCTGAGGAGGCTCTTGAACCACTGCACCGAGTTCTTGGGGTATCGCTTGAGATTATCGTTGTAGTCCACGAAGTAGAGCCCGAACCTGGACGTGTACCCGGCCGCCCATTCCCAGTTGTCCAGCAGAGACCACGCGAAGTACCCGCGCACGTCGCACCCGTCCTCCCTGCATCAATCCGCATAGCAAAACGCGTGAGATGATTCTTACTGAAGCATTGCACAGATCATACACTTTTTGTTGCAAAATGTAGCCTTGTACATTTCGCACAGATTCAGAAATGGTAGCGGTAGCATAGCACAGTACTTTATAGAGGCAGCTAGATTGGCGAGGTAGTCGTTGTGGTACTTGATCCGCTTGGCGTCCTTGAGGGCATCCTTGAGGGAAATGAATGGGCTGTTGCTGTCGTCCATCCCTGCATCAGCAATTGCGCATAGACGCTGTCACGAGTCTATCTGAAGTAATGTAGCCAATCGAGCACTGATTTCATGTGCAAATCTGGAGGTTTAGTTAGCAGGATAAGAATCCAGGCACATGATGCTCTTACCATTCTCGGTGATGTAGACCGGTGGGCTGTTGTACCTGTCCTTGACATAGTTCATCAGGCTTCTCATACCTCTCGGCACAATGTACAGCCATATCGAGTTCGCCTGCGTGGTAGGAGCATTACATCAGGCTAGGGTCCAACTTCTAATGTTATGTCGGGAACCatttcgaaaaagaaaaaaaagtcatCTTGGTAAGAATGTGTATGCAAAACTCACCCTATCTCCAATCGCTTTCCCGTTTCTGAATGCTGCAAATTGCTAAAGACATCAGTATCTTTGTAACACGGATGGAAAACAAAGGAACCTCAAGAGATTCAGAGAGCTTGACTCACGCAGGCTGAGGGTCCCGGTGTCGGCCAGCGTGTCGTTGAACAGCCGACCGATGATGTTGGTGTTGTTGTGCCTGGTGTAGTAGGTGGTGTAGTGGTTGATGCCCACGAAGTCGAGCGCCCCCTTGACGAGCGCCGACTCCTGCGGCGTGAACCTCGGCAGCCGCTCCCCGACCCGCTTCCTCATCGTTGCCGGGtagtcgccgaagaagaaggggtCGGCGAACCACCCGAGCTGGAACTCCTGCCCCCGCTTCGCCGCCTCGACGTCGATCGTGCTGTTCGTCATCGGCTCGAACCACATCACGTCGAACGCCATCCCGAGCTGCCCGTTCTGCGTCGCCTGCAGTTTCGACAGTTGACATGATCATCAGGAATCCAGGATACATAAATCTGAACGTTCTCTTCTGTAGTAAAACAATCAGGACTTGCGATGATCACCTTGTACTTGCTCCGGTagatgctggcggcggcggcgtgggccagGATGATGTTGTGGGCGACGATGTAGGGCTCGGTGCCGGAGTTCCCCTGCGTGCAGTAGAGGTGGAACAGCACGGAGCAGCGGCCGGGAGCCTGCAGGCCGGCGTCGTAGCCCTGCACCGCCATGGTGTGCGGCTCGTTCACCGTGATCCAGTGCTTCACCCGGTCGCCGAACGCCTTGAAGCACGTCTCGGCGTAGGCCGCGAAGTCGTTGCTGCATCAAAAGAGAGTCCATTAGATCATCATGGAAATGCATGGCTAATGCACTGTGACTGATGAATCTGCCGATCATATTAAGATGTAGAAAGTGTAGGTTAAGAGTTGTGTGTGCTCTACTCACACAATCTGCCTGTCTAGCCACCCGATGTACTTGTCTTCCAGGGCCTGAGGGAGGTCCCAGTGGTAGAGGGTCACATACGGCTGAATCCCTGGATGATTTTGACGTGCAGTCAGTGCTACGACCAATTCATGAGCTTATCCAGAATTAAGCAGAACTGCAAATGCAGATAGGATTATGTATTCAGAAAAGTTTGCAATTCCACCCGTTCACCTTTAGCGAGCAGCGCATTGATCAGCTTATTGTAGTGGTCGATGCCGGCCTGGTTGACTTGACCAACGCCATCTAAAATATTGAAAATAAACACACGTTTATATGCATATTTTGTGAGAGAAAGCAATCATGGACAAATATGCTGCTTTCAGCTGGAGATCACCTACTTGGGAGAATCCTCGCCCACGCGATGGAGAAGCGATACGCGTCCATCCCCATGTCTGCCATGAGCTGTATGTCCTCCTGACAAAAACGGCCATCCCAAAGCGTCACTCCCAATACTGTATTTTTTCGAAAATGTCCCAATACTGTATGCACATGTCAGTACTCGATCTTGAGAAGAGAGCACGGTGCGCTCACCTCGAAACGGTGGTACTGATCCACGGCCACATCGGCATTGCTGAAGTCACTGATCTTTCCTGCAAAAAAGAGATAGAGGAAAATGGCAATACCTCTGCGTTACGTTACGGCTGTGACTTGTTTCAGGCAGGATTCATAACTCTGAAGTCTCAACTACAGGTTCCACTATTTCAGGATAGGTAGACGAGCAAACTAAACTAAATCCGGTATGGCTAGATTAGCGCTGATTTCTTTCTTCTTAACTAGAACTAGTTTCTTCTTTAGTTAAAAACTTGAAATGCGTATGTGCTGGGTGCTGAGGGTAGGTGGGAGATATGCATCAACCGTGCGCGCGTGCACAATATGCATTTGCGGTCTTGTGTTTGCGCCACTAGGTATCCACGATTTAGGATAAGAAAGCATTTGCAACAAACAAGAAACACTAACTAGGAGTGGTACATGGACATGGTCAGAGACGCGTCATGAAGGCAAACTTGCTACTAGTGCCGTGATATGAGTGTGAGATCCAAATGACTGAACTTACCAAAGGTGTGCGCGAACTTGTCCCAGATGGTCTGCCCTcgcccgtcagccttcaccgcccCCTCGTACTACACAAGACAAAAATTGTAAGTTCACATTTTCCATTTTATATGAACGAAGCTGCAGAAATGAAAGGAACCGACATGAGACAAGTTTAACGCTAAGAGCATCGACAACACTTGATGTACACAAAAAGAAAACCTGTTGTCATATATTAGGCAAAAAGAGccctaacaaaaaaaaaatgggaCATTTCTTTTGAACGCGCCCTAAAATTTATGTATGGAGCTGTAAATATACAACACCAGGGGCTGCTGCAAAACAAATTTCGGCACCAAGCGACGCACCAACCGCCGATTTATCTTTTTCCTCGTCCCTCCCACGTGCGATCGTCCCCGCCTACACCGGGGATTGACCCGCCGTTGCTCTACCATCACGCTCCGAACCAGCCTCGCCTCTCCCGCCTCCTTCGGTAGCATAAGCCCCGCCTCAAAGGTAAtttgatttttttcctttttaccaAATTTTGTTGTGTTCTTGTAGTTGTAATTTGACACAAGTATTATTGAATTGTAGATGAGTTCGAGCAAGAGTTTGGGCTTGTATGATTATTCGATGTCCGAAGAAGAGTTTGACATTGAGGAGAAAGAAAAGACATTGCCATGATTCTTGCATTGCACAAGAACAAGCGACCGAACCACGGTGGTTCTATTTTTGGCGTGATAGGTTGTGGCGGGCTAGGCTTGATGGACAAAACTGGTTGACGCTCAACTATTTTGCGGATTCACCGGCGTACCCCGAGCGATTCTTTCGTCACCGGCCTCAGTTGGAAACGGATTTGCTCAAGCACATTGTGGAGTCTGTGAAGTTGCATGGCATTTTCTTCGAGCATGGACATAGTACCTACCTGAAGGTAACCGCCACATTACGCATGATGTCATATGGAATTCCGGCGAATCTTGTTGATGACAACTTGGCAATGGATGAGAGCCAAGCCATCAATTATGTCAAGCGCTCTGTTGTTGCTATGATTGAGGTGTTTGGTCCGGAGTACTTGAGAGCACCAATGCTCAAGACAAGGCTAAACTTTTGGCGATCCACAAATCCCGTGGTTTTCCATGTGCACTTGGCTCCATTGATTGCATGGATAATCCAAAGGACATGAAAATTACTCCTTTATTCTTGAAGTCGTGGCTGATCCGGAGACGTGGATTTCACATGCTTTTTCGGGATGCCCGATGACTCATAGCAAACGACCACACCTACAACAAAGGTTACTACCTTACGGATGGCACCTATCCGAGGTGGGCTACATTCATGAAGCCTCTCGCCAAACCCCAAGGTAAGAAAGAACTTGAGTTTCACTATGAGAGAGCATTCGAGATTTTGCAAGCCTAATCTTCTATTGTGAGAGGTCCATCGAGGTTTTGTGNNNNNNNNNNNNNNNNNNNNNNNNNNNNNNNNNNNNNNNNNNNNNNNNNNNNNNNNNNNNNNNNNNNNNNNNNNNNNNNNNNNNNNNNNNNNNNNNNNNNCACGATATCCTTTGGTATACCATGGACTACAGGTTCTATGAGTTGATAGGCCAACAGGTGCGGAGGCAAGACCGCATTTCCCACTTGGTTGAGTGCTATCATGAGATTCACGATTTccatatccatgatgataggccaACAGGTGCGGAGCCAAGACCgcatttcacatggttttcgcaattaagcctaaaaattgttgttgcccccctctttagccaccgctgtttcggtgtgtgcacttcttctttcacgtgttgactttctcttcttccatcacacgcgagtgggggtgttgtgaagtgtatatgtggattgcctagccctttccatcagttcggacttttggttcaagtggctagtgcatgaagcttaacattgtTATGAAGATATCCTTTGGTATACCATGGACTACAGGTTCTATGAGTTGATAGGCTAACATATGCGGCTGCTGTGGAGGCAAGACCGCATTGCCCGCTTGGTTGAGTGCTATCATGAGATTCGGGATTTCCATATCCATGATGATCCTCAGAAGGATCTCATCAAGCAGTGGTGGTCATGGTTTGGCCAACAAAGGCGCTAGCTTTGATGTTGTTAGTGGTGAACTTTGAGTCTTCGTGAGTTAATGATTTGTGTGGAACTTGGTATTGAACTATTTGTGTGATGTAATATGAAGTATATTTGGATCTTATTTGTGTTTTAAATCATTTAGATAGGAGTTTCACATATATGATTGCAATTGTGAAATATAGGGCACTAGGTGTGGTGCCCTATTTTACATCACCCGGAATTGCACAAGTGCCATATTTTACGTCACCTGAAAAAAGAAATTCGGTGCCCACAAAAGTGGCCACACACAAAAAGAGGTGCCTTGAAGTTGTAATTTGGTGTCCTATTTTACACCATcttttagagatgctctaacagctAAAGATTTTACAGTGAGATCGAAACCTCTCGCCTCGCATATGCCATGTACGTGACCCTGCTTTGAGATGGATGTAGCGGTATAAATTGATTGGCGCAGCTATAGTCACTATGACCATTACAAATGTATTTTTAAGTTGGATCGATTAACTTGGGTTGAAGGAAGTACTCCTGTTCTTGAGATGTGTGTGATCCAGACGAGTCAACGTGCTGCTGCCTCTGAAGCAAGGAAGGTTCACATGAGCAGTGTGCGGCATGGCATTGGCAGCCCCGCGCAGCATGTGCCCCAGCTAGTCTGTGCTCGTGGTGTAGCCGTGTAGGCATGTGGTGGCTGTCCGGCGGGACGCGCGGGCAATGAAATGCGAGTTTGGCTTCGCCAGCGGCATGTGAACCTTGAAAATTCCGGTCGGTTTGATTTCGGTAGGGTTCACATTCACACACAGCCGGCCAAACCAGCTACCGCGACGCCGGTCTGGCCTCTGGGGCAGGGGCAGAGGAGAGTACATTGTCCCATGGATCGGGAAAGATGATGTGGAGCATGCGTGCCTGCTCCTTGACCGAGACCATCAAGCTGTTCTGGAATAAGCAAAAGTGATTACTGGTGTGACACACAGCGACAGAGCCACATAGGTAGCACTAGTAGATCTCCGTCTAGGGCTGGAGTAACGAGCTGCTCGACTCCTTAAGGCCggctcattaaaactcgtgatcgtTAAGTTCATTAACTTTAACAAGCTAAAAGTGAAGTTTGGCTCGGCTCGTTATGTGCTAATGAGCGCTTGCGAGCGCTCGTTAAAAATCGTTAAGGAGCAAACACACTGAATATATGCAGCAAAAATGCTAAGCTAGTAGGTTGACAAAATTTGACGACTTCATCAGGAGTTGGGAGGCCAGCAAGGGGCATATGGGGATGTGGTCCGCAAATACCTAGGACCATGCCGCTGGTGGTTCGAGAAGATGAGAACACGAGATGATATCACTTGCATGACGGACTTACTTATTTTTCATAGTGAGTCAAATTATTTTTGGTTGCTAGCGAGCTTAACGAGTAGTTCACGAAACTCGTTAGCTTGATTATTTAGCTCAATAGCGTTAACGAGCAAAAAATGTCGTTTGGCTCCGTTCGTTAAGAAAACGAGCCAAGCTCAAATGAGTCAAGCAAACGAACGCTCATTTAGCTCGCCGAGTTAACGAGCAAAAAATGATGTTTGGCTCCGTTCGTTAAGAAAACGAGCTAAGCTCAAACGAGTCAAGCAAACGAACGCTCATTTAGCTCGCCGAGTTTTGAGCTTTATGTCCACCTGCTTAACTTTTTTTTAGATATAAATGTATATGTAACTATAACATGTCTGTATACcattgtatctagacaaagttaagCAGCATGAGGAAGTACCGCTTTTTTTAGATGAAGTGCTAGTGGAGTACTACTTAAAAGAGCACTAAACAAATTCCACTTCTAGAGTAATCTAATCCCATATCCAATTATTGGCGCCTAAATTCACAAATGTAGACTTCGAGTATTTCTAGAAGGCTATCTCTTTCAGTCGTCAGATAAGAAgaaactcttttttttttaaaagaaaCTCACAGTGCAGTTTTGCCGTGGACGCGCTTTCACAGCGAAAGCTACATACGCTTGAGGTGGATGGACATCGGGTACGTACGAGGATAGAGTAATGCAGAGATAGTAGGCAGGCGAGAAGAAGGATCCAAAATGCCACCGTCGAAAAGCAGACCCAAGGGCACAAGACAAGAATACGACTTTGTTCGTTCCAAGGGAAAGAGAGGAAAGAAATCATCACAGGCCTTTTTGTCCCCACTTGGCCTCGAGCTGAGACTCCCATCTCATGGTGATCGATGGTCTGTGGTAGGTATGGCCCTCGATCTTCCTCCTACAGTCCCACTACGCACTCTTCGAGCTCATCGCGCGCGTTGGACGCCATTAACCGATCGAGCAGTATGCGGCGGTGACCTCgggtaactaactaactaactaactatgtTTTGCGAGCAACATCGAAATGCTAACATGGCACTGTAAATCTACTAACAAGCAGTTTGGCATCGAGAACTAAAGAATCAATGGCGCCGCGGCCGGGTTTGCCGATATCTAGCGAGGAAAGCGCgcggagcagaggaggaaatcaAGAACCCAGCAGCCAGAATTATATTACCTGgtaggcggcggaggcggtgccGAAGACGAACCCCTCGGGGAAGCTCCCCCGCGTGAGCCCCTGCGCGACGCAtccctggaggtggaggagaagaagCAGAGCCACcgtcgcggcggcggcagccgctGCGCAATCGCATTGCGCCGGCCTCTTTATCCCCATTGCGGCAGGAATGAGATGAGAAAGAAAAAGCGGGAAGGAGGTGTACGTCGTGGGATGTGGGCTCCGAAGAGCACGGATAGAGCTCAAAGAAAACGCCCACTGCGTGTGTCTACCGGCCGGTGTGTGCTGGACCTGGACTACTTATACAAAGGCGAGAGAAAATTGAGAAATGCACGCCTCCACGGCTCCACTGATAACCAATTCACCGGGCATCAGCCATCGGTACAGTACTGCCAGTGAGCGATTGCTTTTAAGACATGGAAGTGTGAAGAGAGATGGTGGTTCGAGACGCCGCGCGCGGCCGGGAACGGAGGTGTGAATGGCAAGAGATCTCGCATGGGGACCTAGCTGGCTGGCGAGGATAAGTTCCAGCCCCATGATTGATCGAGCTTGTCATTGGGGAATCATATAGGTTACAGTACATATCATGGCATGCGTGCCGGTGCCGGCCGGCTAGCGCTCTTTATTATTCTTTCCTATTTATTTACTTACTACTAAATCCGGAATTAATAGTTTTTTGGAAGTGATTAACGAAAAGATTTGCACCAAGAGATTTCTCCTTTTCTCGGAGAAACTGGACTTCGATTGCGACCATAACACCGCCAAAAtatctaagggtgtgtttggtttagtGGATATCCCTCCCTGCAACCCTACCCCCTTCCCCGCGCACCACAAACGGTAGGTAGCTCATTTGTATCGCCCTTGATCCACCGACGTTGTCTCCATCAACCCTCCTCCCGTAAGAACCTCCAGATCGTTAGTAGGAGGGGGTGGCCGGATCCCGTGCGCGGTGTGCATGGCGGTAGTTTTAGGGCAGCTTGCTTAGTTTTCAGCTAACCATGGACTTTGATCCGGTGTCACGATGTCTGGAGTGAAAAAAATTGCCTTCGAGTCTCCCCTGCACGACGGTCCTCGCTTGTGTTGACTACATATATGGTGTGTGATCTGGTTAAGCAAGGTCGTCACGacgacggcaaaggctttgcggtTTACTTTTGTGATTTGGACGTGATCAAGCGAGGTTGCTGGGTAACCGTGACGTTTCGCGTTTGCCTTTTGTGCTTTGGTCCCACGGTTGCGACGATGTTTGTTCCGACGTGGGGTGGGAGTTGTAGGCCCGGCGTCGGATGTGGCAGGGTTCGTGTTGGTGTTGTCTCCATCGAGCACGATGATGACGACCTGATCTGGAAGACAACATGTTTGGCACAAGAAAGGTGGGTACATGAAGGTGTCATCGAGTCTCATTTTCAACATATCCGTATGACGATTGTAGAGCCATGAGTCGACGGGAATGTGGAAGAACCTTGGATGGCAATCCACAATGTTTCAGGTTATGTTATGGCCCGTTTCACTAGCTTACAATGTAGGTTTCTCTACTGTGTAGTTTCTTCGGTCATGGGAAAGTTGGAGCCTCCCTTACCTCCATCGAAGCTTCAACGATGATGACATATCCAACCAAACCTATACCCTCATTAACCAACTACTTACTATAATATTTTCCGAGTATAGACACCTGCATCTGCATGTTTGCTAGGGTTGCAAGCGGACAACCCGCATGAGTAAAAGCAAAAACTAGTGTAAACTAGACAAATTTGCTAGAAAATTTAAAACTAACCTAACATAATTATAAAATGGGGTGGATCTGGTGGCCCACACACATATACGCATGGGGCCGTCCTCCAGCTGTACGGAAGACACGGGATAAAAGCAGTTAGGGCTGTCCTCCGGCTGTACGCATGGGGCTGTCCTCCGACTATAAAGAAGACACCATCTGTTAAtagatataatattttgtagatatcatatctatctaataatattaatatattttacatgttaatgttTTTTGGTAAAATTTAATCAAATTTGACATAGTTTGAATTTCTAAatgtaatataagccttaagcttttggACGACGAAGGTAGTATGACCATATCGCTTGACCCCATGCGTGTTGCCGTTCTAATTCCGTCTCATGGAAGTAAGACCATCGAGCAGAACGATCAATTGTGTGTACTCTTGTCATTTCATTCAATTGTAATCACGGGGCACTTTTGCCCTAAACAAATGTGCACTTGACGATAGCGTCCCTTGCACGGACAGTCACAGAATCAAGAACGTAGTACTAGCTGGTTGCTTCTGTTCTGTCCGTGACACAATCAATACAATACAAAGAATAATACCCCTATACGAACATTAAGAAAACAAGGGCACGGATTAATACCATATGTACCAACGTCGGAACGGGCGAACGGCACACTTGACGCCACATATCTGAACCAGTTCACCCCTTCCGATGCCATTTATTCATGTCGGCGCGGCGGATGGCGACGAGTGAGTAGGGACTGCCATAGCTGCAGGTGGTCTGGTCTGTGATTCAGCTGGTGTGAAACGCAGAAGTGCAGAACTCACCACATCAGCAGCAATCGTGGGGTTAAGACCTGCGGCTTTTTTCTTCTGAACGCGAGTGGCTCAGAAGGGTGTGCGTACAAGTTTACAATAAAGACCTCAAAGAAACATAAAATTACAGAATAATTCCTCACTTTTACAAACTGAAACCCAAAGAAAAGCATAGAAATGCGACCGAGTCCATCGTCTTCACCGCAGAAGCCAATCAACCTCCAAGTCCTGGCACCGGCACTACCGTCGGGGACGCTACCACTTGGGGCACCGCCAGCGTATTAGTATCCTAGACTGAAGTTCAATATCCTCCGGCCAAGGAGGAAGAACATGCGGCCGAGCATGGAAGGCCCAAATAGCATAGATAACGCCGACATGGTAGTGCCACTATGGAGAAACTTCGTCCGTTAACTTCGCAGCATCTGAGGTACGGGACACCATCCCGCAGAGCGCTCCCACCAGAAGCATCCATCACCGTTCCCCCCCTCCATCCCCAGGCCCCTCGCCCAGGAAGGAGAGGAGGAAACACAAGATCTTCACGAGAAGACGCTCTGCCGAGCTTATTCAAGCAGACACACCCTTAGATCCACCGTCCCACCGCGCCATCCACCATGGAAGATCGTTGAGAGAAAGCTTTTGCAGACCATGGCTCCCGCTCAAAGCAGCCACACCTGGCAAAGGGAAACAGGAGACGGGATAACGCCACTCCAAACATGCAAAGACTAGTATCAAACCTACTATTATATACAGGGGCCGGTTTGCCCCTCCCATCGAATCCACACAGCAGAGCCGCCAACAAGGACATGCCCAACATAGAGAACCCTAGAGTTCACCTCCAAATTGTAACCGAATCGGACAACATATctaagacctagcctcctatataaaggctagtaGGGGACGTCGAGGAGGAGAATCAatctagaatctataacaccataGTCATCATAGCGACTTTGCAATTGTCATCATCAATCAAGaacaaacaagcatgaagcaaGGTTTTACCCTCCGGGGGATTGAACCTAGGTAAATCGTGCCTCCCCTTTGCTTGTCAGCTGACAAATTCACCATCGCACCTTCTTCCACCGAAATCCAAATCCATTAACCATGGGCATTTTCGTGGTTACCCCACGTCACGAAGAGCTTGAGCTTTAGCCATTGCATCATCAATGACACCTTTGATCTCCACTCGGCACATTGCAAGAAATTGACCTTGGGAATCTCGGATAATACACCCAGTCGACACCTTCCTAGTATCAAGGTTTACATCCGCATTATATTAGTATTCAATTTTATCTTGCCTTTCGGAGGTCTCTACCAACCCTTCTTCAACATACCACTTATGTTTTTCCGAGCTTTCATACCATCTAATAGGGTTCGTTGGCCGGACTGGCGACTTTGCCCATGTGGCGTCTGGCGAAATGCCGTgctatcctcttcctcctccttctacaCTCTTCCTGCTTGATTCGTGAAGAAATCCCCAATGGTCTTTCACTCAATCTTATCTTCATCAATCTTGAAGAAATCCCCAACAATCTCCTTACTAATCTTCTACATCTATTCTCTAATCAGTTTCTCCAGCCACATCCCCCAGATATGTCGATAGAAAATCAAAACCAGTTTACCCATTGGATCCCGCCTCCTTCATCCAGAAATCTTGAAGATCACTGCAATATCGGGGTAGAGATTTCTCTTTCGCCTTTGATCAAGCCTCTCTCCCACCAGATCACGGACGGGCTGCAGGGGTGCTGCGACGAGCTAGACCTTTCCTTCGCTGACCATGGGAGCGTGGGCTATCAGAGGCCGCACGCCATCGACTCGCTTGAGAAGCGGGTGCTGCGGCACTTCCTGTCGCCGGGTGCCTCCATGAGCCGGTTTGAGGCGCTGTTCATCCCGAGATACAGCGCCGATGTCCTCTGGATACTCACCGACAACAACGTCACAACCTTCCTCAGCGCTCCCAAACGTCGTACTTCAGATGCCACCCATGGTACAGGATTTTTTGGAGCCCAGCAAGGAACACGAGGAAGAACAAGAGGAATTACAAGAGGAAAAGAAGCCGGGATAGTACATCGTCCGGACGCTGCAGAAGGCAGACCTAGTCCCTGGCCTAAGGGAGGATATGTTCAGCAAAATTACTGGCCTAGAGATCACCACGCAACTCCTTTCTACATGGAATCGGAAGAAGAGGCATTGGCGCCAGCCTTTAAGGCGCCACGGGCGCCATGAAGGCCTTAGGATGGAACTGCCAAGGTATGGGCAAGAGCCTCGGCAGTCCTAAGATGTGTCATCTTGCCAAAATGATCCACTCAACAAAAGCTCAGGTGATACTTGTCTCTGAAATCAAATCCTCTAAAGTGAA contains:
- the LOC124701774 gene encoding beta-glucosidase 6 yields the protein MGIKRPAQCDCAAAAAAATVALLLLLHLQGCVAQGLTRGSFPEGFVFGTASAAYQYEGAVKADGRGQTIWDKFAHTFGKISDFSNADVAVDQYHRFEEDIQLMADMGMDAYRFSIAWARILPNGVGQVNQAGIDHYNKLINALLAKGIQPYVTLYHWDLPQALEDKYIGWLDRQIVNDFAAYAETCFKAFGDRVKHWITVNEPHTMAVQGYDAGLQAPGRCSVLFHLYCTQGNSGTEPYIVAHNIILAHAAAASIYRSKYKATQNGQLGMAFDVMWFEPMTNSTIDVEAAKRGQEFQLGWFADPFFFGDYPATMRKRVGERLPRFTPQESALVKGALDFVGINHYTTYYTRHNNTNIIGRLFNDTLADTGTLSLPFRNGKAIGDRANSIWLYIVPRGMRSLMNYVKDRYNSPPVYITENGMDDSNSPFISLKDALKDAKRIKYHNDYLANLAASIKEDGCDVRGYFAWSLLDNWEWAAGYTSRFGLYFVDYNDNLKRYPKNSVQWFKSLLSSS